In the Fretibacterium sp. OH1220_COT-178 genome, GCCGGGCTATCTGGTCGAGAAGTGGGGGCGCCTGACCGGGACGCTCTCGGAGGCCCTCGCCCTGCGGGACAGGCAGGAGACGCTGCCGGCCTCCTCGTGGTTCGGCGCGGACAAGTCCAGCAACGCGAAGAAGATCGACGAGCTGCTGGACCAGGCGCTCGAGATTCTGGTCCAGGGACGGGCCGGGGACCTGCGGCGCCAGGCCCTGGAGCTTCGGACGGACATCCCCGGGCTGCGCCTGGAGGCGGACGGGCTCAGAAATGAGCGCATCTCGGCCCCGGAGACCTCCCGTCTGCCCTGGGTGAGGACCCGGGCGAAGATCGACGAGCGCCTCTCGGAGCTGGAGGAGGAGATCTCGCACAGGGAGAGGGCGCTCTCGGAGGTCAACGCGCAGCTTGCGGAGGCGCTGCGCGCCCTGGGGCTCCAGCTAGACCAGGGACAGATCGACGTCCTGCTGAGCTCGGTGACGGGGGACGATCTTTTGCAGAACGCCGTGGTGTTCGCCAACGTCCGGGCGATGGTCGAGAAGCTGGCGGAGCTCTCCCGGGAGGATCGGGACAATCTGGAGATCAACCGCCGGTACAGCGGGCTGTACCTGGTGCTGAACGACCTGCTGATCCACACGCAGGAGGAGCTGGTGCGCAAGATCGACGAGGACTACAAGCCGCGGCTGGGCGAGATCGCCAAGGAGGCGGAGGCGCTTCGCCGGGACGCGCTGGCCAAGGCCGGTCAGAAGGGCTACACGGAGGCCCAGAGGCGGTCCTTCTCCCTCAATGCGGAGTCCAACGCCATGACCCTGCGGGTCGCCGACCTCTACATGCAGCTTCTGGACTCGCAGCGCAAGGGGGTTCTGGACAACCTGACCGACCTGCGGCGCAACCGGGACCTGGCGGAGAACACCTACCGGACGGTGCGGAGCTCGGGCGACCTGCGGAACCTCATCCGCTCGGGGCTGGAGCTTTTCGACTCCATCCACGCGCTCTCGATGCCGGAGATCCGTCCCTTCGAGAACGAGACGATCCGCCGGGAGTTCGAGGAGATCAACAAGCGGCTGAAGCGCTGAATTTCGGATGACGCGAGGGAGCGGATTGCAGGGGGCGGCGCCTGGCCGCCCCCTTTTGCGCGCCTCCGGCCGTGCTTCACGGATGGGCCGGTCCCGGGGCGATCCCTTCCCGGCCCGCTTCCTCGGTCAGGTCGGCCAGGGAGAAGGGCAGCGCCTTGCGCAGCTCGCCGAGGGCGATCCTCATCTGCAGCCCGATCCGGCCCGCGCTGACGACGATCGTGCCGAGCCGCTCCGCGGACGCGTCGATCACGGTGCGGAAAGTTTTTTTCATCCCCACGGGCGAGCATCCGCCGTGCACGTAGCCCGTCAGGGGCAGGAGCTCCTTCGAGCGCACCATCTCCACGGACTTCTCCCCCACGGCCCTCGCGGCCTTCCGCAGGTCCAGTTCGCCCGTCGCCGGGACGACGAAGACGTAGTGGTCCCGCGTCCTGCCGACCGTGACCAGCGTCTTGAAGATCCTCTCGGGCCCGATCCCCAGCAGGCGCGCCGCCTCGAGGGCGCTCACGGCCTCGGACGCGGGGTAGGAGAGGGCCTCGTATTCGGCCCTTTTGGCGTCCAGGATGCGCATCGCGTTGGTCTTGTCCATGAATCTCTCCCCCTCAATGCAGGGTGAAGCGGTTTTTTCGGTAAGTCAGAAGCCCCTCGTCCCGCATCCGGCCCAGCTCCCGCGAGAGCGCGCTGCGGTCCACGCAGAGGTAGTCCGCCAGGGCCTGGCGGTCGAAGGGAACGTCGAATGCGTTTCGCCCCGCCCGCCGCGCCTGGTCGGAGAGATAGGCCGAGAGCTTCTCCCGGATGGTCCGCCTGGCGAGCGCCTCGATCCGCTGCGTGAGCATGACGTTCTTGTCGGCCAGGATGCGCAGCATGTTCCGGACGAGCTTCCGGAGCGCCGACCGGTCGGGGAGCGCCAGGGCCCCGCGGAAGTCCAGGAACAGGATCCGGCAGGGCTCCTCCGCGACCACGCTCACGGTCAGGCTCTTCTGGGTCGAGCAGGAAAAGGCCTCGCCGAAGAGCTCTCCGGGCTCGAGCCGGGCGAGGATCGTCCGGTTGCCCCAGGCGTCCTCCTTGATGACCGCGACGCCGCCCGAGAGGACGAGCCCGACCCGGAGCACGTCCTCCCCGGCGGTGAAGATGAAGGCCCCCTTGGAGAAATCCCTTTTCCCCGCGCCGAGGCAGTCCAGCAGGGCCGGGAAATCGGCCCCTTCGACCCCCTCGAACAGGGGGTGCCCCGTCAGCAGGGAACGGAGCCCTTCCGTTGCGTCCTCGCCCCGGGCGCCGCCGGACCCGACCGGCCCGAGGGGCGGGCGAAGGGTCAGCGCCACGTCCGCGCCCGGTCCAGCATCCGGTCCCGGTCGAGCGGCCGGACGGCCTCCACGATCCACTCGCGCATCGCCGCGCCCTCCGGCGTGTCCTGGGAGGCGGAGAGGAACTCCAGCTCCACGTCCAGCTCCCGGGCCACGTCGTGGGCCAGGACGGGCCAGACCCTGCCGATGTCGCCGATGATCGGGACGCTGCCCTCGTGGCGGGCGAAGGCGGACATCTCCATGCGGAAGGGGATCCGCGCCACCTTCGTCTTGGGGAGCCCCTTGTCGATGGCCTCCTGGACCGTGGCGTTCAGGTCGACGGCGCGCCTCAGATTCTCGTCCAGGTCGATGCGGATCAGCGTCCTGTCCCTGAGGCTGTAGGTGAACTGCCGCGACCAGGAGGCCCAGATGCCGTGCCCCGTGTAGCACTCGAAGGGGCCGTCGTGGATCTCCTGGGTCAGGGCGACGGCGGACTCGACGATGACCTCGCAGTCGGCGATCATGCGGGCCAGCCTCATGGAGCGCGCCGAGACGGGGATGCTGTCGCCGACGGCCATTCCGATGGCCCCTCCGCCGACCAGCTGCGGGATCGTCACCAGGACCGGCACGCCGCGCGCGTCGGCCGCGCCCAGCATGGTGTGGGGGTCGCAGCCCCAGCCGGCGACGGCCTCGAAGGGGAGCCCGTAGAGCTGGGCCAGGGTCAGGATCTCGCCCGCCAGGCGCTCGCCCCTCAGGCCCATCGGATAGGCCATGTTCCCGGCCGCCTTGACGATCTCGCTGTGGACCGGAAGCCCCCGGCCCCGCTCCAGAAGCGCGTCGTCCAGGGGCATCTCCCGCTTCAGGGCTTCCCACTCCGCGTCCTCCATCCGCGTGAACTCGAACAGGTCGCCCCGCGGCATGGTTTCCATGTCCATGCCCAGAGCCGCGGCGTCCACCCGCCACACCCGGTCGAGCGCCCCTCCCATCTCGTGCGAGACGACGGCGGAGCTCGTGGAGACCGCGTCCACCAGCCCGACGCGGATCAGCTCCGCGATCAGGGTCGTGACGCCCTCGTGGATGTTGGGGCCGCTCCCCGTGACGACCATGACCCTGCCGCCGCGGCGCTTGGCCCGGACGATACGCTCGACCGCCGAGGCCAGGGCATCGCGCGAACGTTCGTCCAGCGACGCACGAAAGGATTCGACCAGGGGCCGGCCGAACAGCGTGCTTGATTTCATGAGGTTCCCTCCAGCAATGTCCCCGCGGGTGCGGGGGAATCAGTTCAGGTAGCTTCTGATGACCTCCCACGTCCTCCCCGCCGCCCCGCCGAGGGTGTCGAAGTAGTCCCGGCAGGCCCCGCGGACGCGCTCCCTCTCGGAGGGGGCCAGGGCCCGCTCCCAGGCGTCGGCGAGCTCGCGGCAGTTGCCGACGCGCTTGGCGGCCCCCATCCGGTCCATGCGGGCCGTGTCCGGGAAGTCGGCCATGTCGGGGCCGTGCGCGGCCGGGATGCCCAGCAGCGCGGGCTCCAGCGGGTTCTGTCCGCCCTTCTGCACGAGGCTGCCGCCGACGAACGCCGCGTCGGCCGCGGAGTAGAGGTCGAAGAGCGGCCCGATCCGGTCGGCGACCGCGACGTCCCAGTCCTCGGGCAGGCGCGAGAGCAGGTCCGCCTGGAGTTCGGGGTAGGGGAGCGCTGCGGCGACCACGAACAGGGCGCGCTCGGGGTGGCGCGGCACGATCACCAGACGGGCACCCGGATGCCGGCTCCGCAGCTCGCGGAAGGCCGCTATCACGATCTCGTCCTCTCCCCGATGGGTGCTGCCGGCCACGAACAGGGGGGCGTCCCCCCGGCGCAGGTGACCCCATCGTGACGGATCGGCCTCCTCCTTTCGGGCCTTCAGGGCGTCCACCTTGCAGTCGCCCGTCACGACGATCCGCTCCGCGGGCACGCCCAGCGCCAGGAAATGCTCCCGGTCCTCGTCGAAGCGCACCAGAAGGCGCTCGAAGCAGGAGAGCACGCCGCGCCAGAAGGGGGCCTGTTTCCGGAGCTTCCCGAAGCTCTTCTCGGAGAGCCTGCCGTTCGCCAGAAAGGCGGGGATTCCCCGCGCCTTCAGCTCCGAGAGCATCTGGGGCCAGCGCTCCGTCTCCATCGCGACGTAGGCCCTGGGGCGGGCGGCGTCGAGCGCCGAGCGGACGTACTTGGGGGTGTCCCAGGGGCTGTAGATCATCCGCGCGGCTTCGCCGATCAGCCGTTCGGCCATCTCGCGGCCCGTCTGAGTGACGGTCGAGAGCAGGCAGGGCAGGGTTGCGCCCCTCCCGTCCCCCTTCATCTCGCGGATCAGGGCGCTGGCGGACTGCACCTCCCCGACCGAGACGGCGTGGACCCAGACGCCCCCCTCGGGAACGCCCTCGAGCCGTCCCATCCGCTCGTCCAGGCCGACGGCGTACTTCTTTCGGAGCCACCGCAGCCCGCCGCCCCCGAAAAAGGCGCTGATGCCCAGACGATAGGCGGCCATCCCGGCCCGCCAGGTCCATGTCTCCCGCTTCGTATCCTGCAAGGCGCACACCTCCATGCAAAAACGGACATTTCTTAGAGAACGATGAGAACGATCGATACGGGGTCGCGGCATCGGGTCGGCCGCGCCCGGAAAATCCAGTATAATGGGGACGCAAGCACCCGCTCCCATTATACTGGAGGTTCCGATGGAGCTTTGCGAAAAGGTCTACGCGCTCGTCGCCCGGATTCCCCGGGGACGTGTGGCCTCCTACGGACAGGTGGCCGCTTGGTGCGGATCGCCCCGTGCCGCCCGGGCGGTGGGGCGGGCTCTGGCCCGTGTTCCTCGGGGGCTGGGGTTGCCGTGCCATCGCGTCGTCCGGTCGGACGGATCGGTGACGGAGGCCTTCGGGCCCGGCGGGCAGAGGCGTCTCCTCGAGCGGGAGGGGATCGTCTTCACGCCCGACGGGCGGGTGGACATGGGGCGCTTCCACTGGGAGGGCGAGGGGCTTGCCCCGCCGCCCGGGCGGGGGACGAAAAAACAACGGGAGGCGATGACGGTCATGAGGACCGTGCTGCACGATGTGGCGGAGCTGGGGCAGAGCATTTGGCTGGATACGATAAGCCGGGACCTGATCCTTTCCGGGGGCCTGCAGGAGTGGATCGGCCAGGGGGTGGCCGGGGTGACGACGAACCCCTCGATCTTCGAGCAGGCCATTGCGAACACGGGGGACTACGACCGTGAGATCGCGGCGATGGCCCGCGAGGGGCGGGATGCGTCCGCGATCTACGAGGCCCTGACGCTGCAGGAGGTCGGAGCGGCGGCCGACATACTGAGGCCGGTCCATGACCGGACCGGGGGACTGGACGGCTACGTGAGCCTGGAGGTCAATCCGCTGCTGGCGGCGGACCGCGACAGCACCGTCTCCGAGGCGCGTCGCCTTTTCGCCGCCCTGGGGCGTCCGAACGTCATGATCAAGATCCCGGCCACGCCCGAGGGGGTCGGCGCGGTCGAGGACTGCATCGCGGCCGGGGTCAACGTCAACGCGACGCTCATCTTCTCGGCGGAGCAGTACGCGTCGGTCGCGGAGGCGTACGTTCGGGGCCTGGAGGCCCGGGCGTTGCAGGGGCTCCCCCCGACGGTGGCCTCCGTCGCCTCGGTCTTCGTCAGCCGCGTGGATACGGCGGTGGACAAGGTGCTGGTGGAGAAGGGCGAGTCGGCGCTTCAGGGAAGGATCGCCGTCGATGGGATCCGGGCGGCCTACCGACGTTTCCGGACCATCTTTTCCGGCCCGCGGTGGGACGCCCTGGCCGCAAAGGGCGCCGGGGTCCAGCGTCCGCTCTGGGCCAGCACGGGGACGAAGAACCCCGCCTACTCGGACGTCCTGTACCTGGAGGCGCTGATCGGGCCGGATACGGTGAACACGGTGCCGCCCAAGACCCTGACCGCGTTTTTGGACCACGGCCGCGCCGCCCTTACGCTGGACGGCGATCCGCAGGAGGAGCGAAACCGTCTGGCTCGGCTCGGGGAACTGGGGATCGACCTCGATGCGATCTGCGCCACGCTGCTGAAGGATGGGCTCTCGGCGTTCGAGGCCGCGTTCCGGTCGCTGCTGGCGGCCATCGGGGAGAAGGCCGGAGCCTGAGGGCCGCTCCGGCGGGGCGGCCCTCCGCGGGCTCACAGCAGTCTTGCGGCCCGGTTGGCGTAGAGCCTGATCCCGCTCTGGGCGATGAAGGGGTCCTGGAGGAGCCGGCTCAGGGCCGACATCGCGTCGTCCAGGCGGGCGTCGTCACAGACGAACTGCACCATCCAGTTCTTTCCGGGAAAGACGGCGTCGTCCCAGCGCGTTCCCTCCCCCTCGTTGTCCCTGGCCAGCACGTCGCGCCAAACGCTGTAGAACGGGACGTCACAATCGTCCAGGGCCTCCATCACCTCGTCTCGGATCGTCTCCCCAAAGACGACCCAGACCATGTTGAAACCGTCGGCGCCTCCCGCAGCGGGGGGCGCCGCGTCGTATCGTTCCGTCATCCTTCCGCCCTCCGATCCCTTCATGGCGTTGGCCTGGCCTCCCTGAAACGCGCTTTTTTCCGGATGCGCTCCTCGAAGATGCTGTACATGACCGGGACGATCAGGAGCGTCACGGCCGTGGACAGCATCAGCCCGCCCATGA is a window encoding:
- the ybaK gene encoding Cys-tRNA(Pro) deacylase, yielding MDKTNAMRILDAKRAEYEALSYPASEAVSALEAARLLGIGPERIFKTLVTVGRTRDHYVFVVPATGELDLRKAARAVGEKSVEMVRSKELLPLTGYVHGGCSPVGMKKTFRTVIDASAERLGTIVVSAGRIGLQMRIALGELRKALPFSLADLTEEAGREGIAPGPAHP
- a CDS encoding Crp/Fnr family transcriptional regulator, producing the protein MALTLRPPLGPVGSGGARGEDATEGLRSLLTGHPLFEGVEGADFPALLDCLGAGKRDFSKGAFIFTAGEDVLRVGLVLSGGVAVIKEDAWGNRTILARLEPGELFGEAFSCSTQKSLTVSVVAEEPCRILFLDFRGALALPDRSALRKLVRNMLRILADKNVMLTQRIEALARRTIREKLSAYLSDQARRAGRNAFDVPFDRQALADYLCVDRSALSRELGRMRDEGLLTYRKNRFTLH
- a CDS encoding 3-deoxy-D-manno-octulosonic acid transferase, whose product is MQDTKRETWTWRAGMAAYRLGISAFFGGGGLRWLRKKYAVGLDERMGRLEGVPEGGVWVHAVSVGEVQSASALIREMKGDGRGATLPCLLSTVTQTGREMAERLIGEAARMIYSPWDTPKYVRSALDAARPRAYVAMETERWPQMLSELKARGIPAFLANGRLSEKSFGKLRKQAPFWRGVLSCFERLLVRFDEDREHFLALGVPAERIVVTGDCKVDALKARKEEADPSRWGHLRRGDAPLFVAGSTHRGEDEIVIAAFRELRSRHPGARLVIVPRHPERALFVVAAALPYPELQADLLSRLPEDWDVAVADRIGPLFDLYSAADAAFVGGSLVQKGGQNPLEPALLGIPAAHGPDMADFPDTARMDRMGAAKRVGNCRELADAWERALAPSERERVRGACRDYFDTLGGAAGRTWEVIRSYLN
- the tal gene encoding transaldolase; this translates as MELCEKVYALVARIPRGRVASYGQVAAWCGSPRAARAVGRALARVPRGLGLPCHRVVRSDGSVTEAFGPGGQRRLLEREGIVFTPDGRVDMGRFHWEGEGLAPPPGRGTKKQREAMTVMRTVLHDVAELGQSIWLDTISRDLILSGGLQEWIGQGVAGVTTNPSIFEQAIANTGDYDREIAAMAREGRDASAIYEALTLQEVGAAADILRPVHDRTGGLDGYVSLEVNPLLAADRDSTVSEARRLFAALGRPNVMIKIPATPEGVGAVEDCIAAGVNVNATLIFSAEQYASVAEAYVRGLEARALQGLPPTVASVASVFVSRVDTAVDKVLVEKGESALQGRIAVDGIRAAYRRFRTIFSGPRWDALAAKGAGVQRPLWASTGTKNPAYSDVLYLEALIGPDTVNTVPPKTLTAFLDHGRAALTLDGDPQEERNRLARLGELGIDLDAICATLLKDGLSAFEAAFRSLLAAIGEKAGA
- a CDS encoding PG0541 family transporter-associated protein, with amino-acid sequence MTERYDAAPPAAGGADGFNMVWVVFGETIRDEVMEALDDCDVPFYSVWRDVLARDNEGEGTRWDDAVFPGKNWMVQFVCDDARLDDAMSALSRLLQDPFIAQSGIRLYANRAARLL